One segment of Pontibacter akesuensis DNA contains the following:
- a CDS encoding GDSL-type esterase/lipase family protein, with protein MKNILWLTRLLSLICLLFFSVTCSITPGTAQYKVLTLGNSITQGNTEFPGYRYPLWKMLVDEGMDVELVGSHDTNEGGDPAVKGTVYNGKVYTNRNEGHWGWSTDEILNGRDIMTGNLASWLEDYTPDIALIHLGTNDMFRQCGGNPNCYEETISELREVVRVLRNDNANIKIFMAQLIPADPQKVGPAIAQNIERLNALIPALVNDLNTTRSPVVLVDQFTGFNPTMGVDTHDGVHPNTSGELKMASKWFAAIEPSITPLPVELSSFTARSTSQGFVQLAWTTASEQDNAFFEVQHSSDGTTFTARSQVKGAGTTATAQQYTYTDSVAANGPNYYRLKQVDTDGTSSYSKVVQVEVAEKAQALKVYPTKSNGAAHVTLHLQHNDPTAETAVDVYTSEGRLVHRQQGLQSRGSSLLTRIPINLLHGAGLYFVRVMTGGSVYTSKFIVE; from the coding sequence ATGAAAAACATACTTTGGCTCACCCGCCTGTTATCCTTAATCTGCCTGCTGTTCTTTAGTGTTACGTGCTCCATAACACCGGGCACGGCACAGTATAAAGTACTTACATTAGGCAATTCCATTACACAGGGCAACACGGAATTCCCCGGCTACAGGTACCCCCTTTGGAAGATGCTGGTAGACGAAGGCATGGACGTGGAACTGGTAGGCTCCCATGATACAAACGAAGGCGGCGACCCCGCCGTGAAAGGCACTGTGTATAACGGGAAAGTATACACCAACCGCAACGAGGGGCACTGGGGGTGGAGCACTGACGAAATCCTGAACGGTAGAGACATCATGACAGGCAATCTGGCCTCGTGGCTGGAAGACTATACCCCTGACATTGCGTTGATACACCTGGGCACAAACGACATGTTCCGGCAGTGCGGAGGCAACCCAAACTGCTATGAGGAAACAATTAGCGAGCTGCGGGAAGTGGTGCGCGTACTTCGGAATGACAACGCAAACATAAAAATTTTTATGGCCCAGCTCATTCCGGCTGATCCCCAGAAAGTCGGTCCTGCCATAGCCCAAAACATTGAGCGGCTGAATGCGCTTATCCCGGCACTGGTAAACGACTTGAACACGACCCGATCGCCGGTTGTGCTGGTGGATCAGTTTACAGGCTTTAACCCAACTATGGGAGTGGATACACATGACGGCGTGCACCCGAACACCAGTGGAGAGTTGAAAATGGCCAGTAAATGGTTTGCAGCGATCGAACCCAGTATTACGCCTCTGCCTGTAGAACTTTCATCCTTTACCGCCCGCAGCACCTCGCAGGGGTTTGTACAGTTGGCCTGGACTACCGCATCAGAGCAAGACAATGCTTTTTTTGAGGTGCAGCACTCATCGGATGGGACTACGTTTACTGCGCGCTCACAAGTAAAGGGGGCAGGCACTACCGCTACCGCACAGCAGTATACTTACACAGACTCGGTGGCAGCGAACGGCCCTAACTACTACAGGCTAAAGCAGGTGGATACTGACGGCACCAGCAGCTACTCTAAGGTGGTGCAGGTGGAGGTGGCAGAAAAAGCGCAGGCGCTGAAAGTTTATCCTACCAAAAGCAATGGCGCGGCACACGTCACACTTCATTTGCAACACAATGATCCCACGGCAGAAACGGCTGTAGATGTTTATACTTCAGAAGGCAGATTGGTGCACCGGCAGCAGGGGCTGCAAAGCCGGGGCAGCAGCTTGCTTACCCGCATTCCTATTAACCTACTGCATGGCGCCGGACTTTACTTTGTTCGGGTTATGACCGGGGGCAGCGTGTATACATCGAAGTTTATTGTAGAGTAG
- a CDS encoding dienelactone hydrolase family protein: MTNYKMNESVRIDMEDAALIGDLAIPKDALGLVIFSYASGNGRLNEKNRFVAEHLQRSGFATLLFDLLTEEEGEDAKNERDIVRLTQRLIQTTYWVQQDPRTENFGIGYMGFDTGAAAAIGAAAAEGSEIAQAVVSYGGRPDLADAVLPDLQVPTLMIVGGKDESVLEMNIQAQNQILTIKDVEIVPDATHKFEEPGALEMAAQLATDWFRKYLKRGKQHPLHQDQP; this comes from the coding sequence ATGACAAACTATAAAATGAATGAAAGCGTCCGCATAGACATGGAGGATGCTGCGCTTATAGGCGACCTGGCCATTCCGAAAGATGCCCTGGGGCTGGTGATTTTTTCCTACGCCAGCGGCAATGGACGGCTGAACGAGAAGAACCGCTTTGTGGCCGAGCACCTGCAGCGCTCCGGCTTCGCTACCCTGTTGTTTGATTTGCTGACAGAGGAAGAGGGTGAAGATGCTAAAAACGAGCGCGACATCGTTAGATTGACCCAGCGCCTCATCCAGACAACGTATTGGGTGCAGCAGGATCCGCGCACAGAAAACTTCGGCATCGGCTATATGGGGTTCGATACTGGCGCAGCCGCTGCCATTGGTGCCGCTGCGGCGGAGGGCTCTGAAATTGCGCAGGCGGTGGTGAGCTACGGTGGTCGCCCGGATCTGGCGGATGCGGTGCTTCCCGACCTGCAGGTGCCAACGTTGATGATTGTGGGCGGCAAAGACGAATCGGTGCTTGAAATGAACATCCAGGCGCAGAACCAGATACTCACTATAAAAGACGTAGAGATCGTGCCCGATGCCACGCATAAGTTCGAGGAGCCCGGTGCCCTCGAGATGGCGGCACAGCTGGCAACTGACTGGTTTAGGAAATACCTGAAACGAGGCAAGCAGCACCCGCTGCACCAGGACCAGCCCTAA